DNA sequence from the Streptomyces sp. HUAS 15-9 genome:
GCCCGGTCGTCGCAGGCCGCACCCGTGAGGGAGCCCGCGAGCGCGGCTGCGGCGGAGCGGCGGTTCCCGGTGTCTGAAGCGCTCTCGGGCATCTGAGGCAGGCGTCCGAGGCGCTCTCGCGCGGGGCTCAGACCGCGGCGAACACGTCGAGGAACGCCTCGCAGAACGCCTCCAGATCACCCGGCTTGCGGCTGGTGACCAGCGTGTTGGGCCCCTCCTCGCAGATCCTGACCCGCTCGTCCACCCAGGTGCCGCCCGCGTTGCGGATGTCCGTGCGCACACTCGGCCACGAGGTCAGCGTCCGCCCGCGCACGACATCGGCCTCCACCAGGGTCCACGGGGCGTGACAGATCGCGGCGACCGGACGTCCCAGGTCGAAGAACTCCTTCACGAACGCCACCGCCTTGCCGTCCATCCGCAGGAAGTCCGGATTGGCCACCCCGCCCGGCAGGACCAGCGCGCCGAACGAGTCCGCCGAGGCCTCGGCGACCACCTCGTCCACGGG
Encoded proteins:
- a CDS encoding type 1 glutamine amidotransferase domain-containing protein translates to MRIAFLVAPEGVEQVELTDPWKAVLDAGHEPVLVSTRRGEIQAFDHLDRADRFPVDEVVAEASADSFGALVLPGGVANPDFLRMDGKAVAFVKEFFDLGRPVAAICHAPWTLVEADVVRGRTLTSWPSVRTDIRNAGGTWVDERVRICEEGPNTLVTSRKPGDLEAFCEAFLDVFAAV